A window of Streptomyces armeniacus contains these coding sequences:
- a CDS encoding aldose epimerase family protein, whose protein sequence is MTSQGPRRRSVLTAAGAAAAIPVAAAPVASAAPRTRAGSAAGDGGGRRGRGHEAPRKELFGRLGDGTKVYAWTFANGGTRLRVLSYGGTVQSLEVPDRDGRTANVSLGYATLDDYAGKDNTYYFGALIGRYGNRVAGGRFELDGTEYQLPLNDDPNSLHGGPRGFDKRVWDVEPLTEGARGTGTGGTGDAEGTEGTGAADPGIALTYVSADGEAGYPGRLRVRVTYTLNDRGEWRIDYTATTSRPTVVNLTNHTYFNLAGEGSDTVHDHEVRMEAARYTPVGETLIPTGELAPVAGTPFDFRRGKTIGADLRDSHRQVSYGQGIDHNFVLDKGVTSRPGPAVTVREPVSGRVMTVSTTEPGVQFYTGNFLDGTAVGSGGHSYRQGDGFCLETQHFPDSPNQPRFPSTVLRPGETYRSTTVYGFSAR, encoded by the coding sequence ATGACATCCCAGGGACCCCGCAGACGGTCCGTGCTGACCGCGGCCGGTGCTGCCGCCGCTATTCCCGTGGCGGCGGCGCCGGTGGCAAGTGCCGCCCCGCGTACGCGCGCCGGCAGCGCTGCTGGCGACGGCGGCGGCCGCCGTGGCCGTGGGCATGAGGCGCCGCGCAAGGAGTTGTTCGGGCGGCTCGGCGACGGGACCAAGGTGTACGCCTGGACCTTCGCGAACGGCGGCACCCGGCTGCGCGTGCTGTCCTACGGCGGCACCGTCCAGTCGCTGGAGGTGCCGGACCGGGACGGCCGGACCGCGAACGTGTCCCTCGGTTACGCCACGCTCGACGACTACGCCGGCAAAGACAACACGTACTACTTCGGCGCGCTCATCGGCCGCTACGGCAACCGCGTCGCCGGCGGCAGGTTCGAACTCGACGGCACCGAGTACCAGTTGCCGCTGAACGACGACCCCAACAGCCTGCACGGCGGCCCCAGGGGCTTCGACAAGCGGGTGTGGGACGTCGAGCCGCTCACCGAAGGCGCCAGAGGCACCGGCACGGGAGGCACCGGAGACGCCGAAGGGACCGAAGGCACCGGAGCCGCGGACCCCGGGATCGCGCTCACGTACGTCAGCGCCGACGGGGAGGCGGGCTATCCCGGCCGGCTCCGCGTACGCGTCACCTACACCCTGAACGACAGGGGCGAGTGGCGCATCGACTACACGGCCACCACCAGCAGGCCCACCGTGGTCAACCTGACGAATCACACCTACTTCAACCTCGCGGGCGAGGGCAGCGACACCGTCCACGACCACGAGGTGCGGATGGAGGCCGCCCGCTACACCCCCGTCGGCGAGACCCTCATCCCCACCGGCGAACTGGCCCCCGTGGCGGGCACCCCGTTCGACTTCCGCCGCGGCAAGACCATCGGCGCCGATCTGCGCGACAGCCACCGGCAGGTGAGCTACGGGCAGGGCATCGACCACAACTTCGTACTGGACAAGGGCGTGACGTCGCGGCCGGGCCCGGCCGTCACCGTACGGGAGCCCGTCTCCGGCCGCGTGATGACCGTATCGACGACGGAGCCGGGCGTGCAGTTCTACACGGGCAACTTCCTCGACGGCACGGCCGTGGGCAGCGGCGGCCACAGCTACCGGCAGGGGGACGGGTTCTGCCTGGAGACGCAGCACTTCCCGGACTCGCCGAACCAGCCGCGGTTCCCCTCCACCGTGCTGCGGCCGGGCGAGACGTACCGCAGCACCACCGTGTACGGCTTCTCCGCCCGCTGA
- a CDS encoding CatB-related O-acetyltransferase, with translation MSPVPADPTVLHPLPDQPRVVLLKPLVTSELIEVGEFTYYDDPDEPTAFETRNVLYHYGPEKLRIGRFCALGTGVRFIMNGANHRMDGPSTFPFPIMGGSWADHFDLITGLPGRGDTVVGHDVWFGHGAMVMPGVRIGHGAVIASGSVVVDDVPDYGIAGGNPARLIRRRHDDADVARLLAVAWWDWPLEHITEHVRAVMSGTPADLERLAPSS, from the coding sequence ATGTCCCCCGTCCCCGCCGACCCGACAGTCCTGCACCCGTTGCCCGACCAGCCGCGCGTCGTCCTGCTGAAGCCGCTGGTGACCTCCGAACTCATCGAGGTCGGCGAGTTCACGTACTACGACGACCCGGACGAGCCGACCGCGTTCGAGACCCGGAACGTGCTCTACCACTACGGCCCGGAGAAGCTGCGCATCGGCAGGTTCTGCGCGCTGGGCACGGGGGTGCGGTTCATCATGAACGGCGCCAACCACCGTATGGACGGCCCCTCCACCTTCCCGTTCCCGATCATGGGCGGCTCCTGGGCCGACCACTTCGACCTGATCACGGGGCTGCCGGGGCGGGGCGACACGGTCGTCGGACACGACGTGTGGTTCGGGCACGGAGCCATGGTCATGCCCGGCGTCCGCATCGGGCACGGCGCGGTCATCGCGTCCGGCTCGGTGGTCGTCGACGACGTGCCCGACTACGGCATCGCCGGCGGCAATCCCGCCAGGCTCATCCGCCGCCGCCACGACGACGCGGACGTCGCCCGCCTGCTGGCGGTGGCCTGGTGGGACTGGCCGCTGGAACACATCACGGAGCACGTGCGCGCCGTCATGTCGGGCACGCCGGCCGACCTGGAACGGCTCGCGCCGTCCTCCTGA